The window CGACGGATCGCCCTGCTGTCCTAAGGAAATGGCGGCGAAGGCGCGGACCCGCAAGCTGGCATCTTGACGAAGCATCAGCGCGGCGACGCGAGCGTTCGTGCTCTTGGATTTGCCAAGGAGCTTTGCTAATTGCGCGCGAATCTCCGCGTCGTCGTCGGCTGCCGCAGCGACAAGCGGCTCGAGCGCCGCTGGCTCGAGCGCCATTCGCATCCCCAGGCCCCAAATGGCGTGAATCCGCGCCAGTTGATGCTTGCTCTCTCGTAGCGTCTTACTGAGTAGTTCCAGCCCAGTCGGTCGCGCGGCCAACGCGAATTGCGCCTCTTGGCGCACTGCCATGGCCGGATGTTCCAGTAACGGGATGAGACGGTCGTCGCTTAAATCGCCGACGCCGTTGGCGATCAACTTCGCCGCTTCGTCGCGCGCGGCGCGGTCGATGTTGTCATTCGTGGGGAAGCGATAAATGCGTCCCTTGCCGGGGCCGTTCCAGCCTTCGACCCAGTCGGAAGCGTAGAGCTGGCCGTCCGGGCTGAAATCGACGTCCGTCGCCAAGAGCGACCACATGAATTCCGCGGAACGCTCGATCTCGAACGTCGCCCCTTTCGGCTTGACCTTGATGGCGCGGATGCCGCTTTGCGAGGTGCTGCCGCGGAAATCGACCATGAAGAAGTGGTCGCGCCACTCCGCCGGCAGGCCGACGCCGGGATCATACGTGAGTCCTGACGGACCGTCGCCGATGTTGGCGATTGGCGGCACGATGTAGGCCGCCTGGCCGTCGTGTTGAGGATGCCAGAGTTTTTCCTGGTTCCACGGGCCCCGGTCGCTCAGGTACTGGTAGTACATCCGCCAACCGGCGTCCATCCCTTCGACGACCTGCACCCAGCGGGCTTTGTCGCCGCCGTCGGAGTTGTTGTCACCGGTGAACAGATTGCCGTATTGATCGAAGGCGAGCTCCTGCGGATTGCGAAGTCCGGTGGCGACGACTTCGAGATTCGAGCCGTCAAGATCGCAGCGGAACACGGCGCCGGAATCAGGATTCACGTATTGGCGATCGCCCACGTCGACGTTATAGCCACGGTCGCCCATGCTGAAATACAGCTTGCCGTCCGGGCCGACGCGCAGGCCGTGGAGGTCGTGGCCGCGAAAAGCGTAGCGGACGCCAAAACCATGATGGAGCGACTTACGCACGTCAGCCTGGCCGTCGCCGTTTTCATCGCGGAGGAGATAAAGTTCCGGAATGCAGGTGTAGTAAACATTGCCGCGATAGGCCAACACGCCGGCGCCAGTGCCGTCCAGGACGCCGTTAAAGCGATTGGCAAACACCGTCACACGATCCGCCTGGCCGTCTTGATCCGTGTCTTCGAGCAAACGAATGCGGTCGTCTTGCTTCGTATAATCAGCGATCTTCTCGCCCAGGTTTTTTTTTAGATAGGCGAGGCGATCTTCCACAGTCTGCGCCGCGAGATCGTCGTCGAGCCAATCCATGTGCCCGCGATTGTCTTCGACCCCTTTGCTCTGCCGGAAGGTTTCGCAAACGTAGATACGTCCGCGCTCGTCGAAGCCGAACGCCACGGGATTGGCGACCATCGGCTCCGCGGCGAAGAGCTCCACGCGGAATCCTGCCGGCAAGCGGATGCTCTGCATCGCGCCTTGCGGCTCGTCCGAGGCGCCAAATACGACTGGCTCCTCCGGAACAGGGGTTTCTGCGGCGCGGGCCGCGACACCACAACTTGCACAGACGACGATGCAGAAGAGAACGAAACGCACAAGCGGACCCTCAAGACAGGCGGTAAAACGCGACAAGACCCCGGAATACAACCGGCGTCTACCAGCAAACGCTCTAAGGTAACCTGCCGGAATCGGGATCACAAATGCCTTGATGCTTGATACAAGTTTACTTCGCTACCGACACCGGAATAGTTGGCCGACCGAGCGCCTGTTAGAATGGCGGCATGGTAGAAAAGGTTCTTCCGGAATTTTAATGGGTAACGTCGTTCGGCAGGAGTTCGAGTTTTCCGCAGTAGAAGAGGATTCTGGTGCGGAAGTTGGGGAAGCTTCGG of the Planctomycetia bacterium genome contains:
- a CDS encoding PVC-type heme-binding CxxCH protein, yielding MRFVLFCIVVCASCGVAARAAETPVPEEPVVFGASDEPQGAMQSIRLPAGFRVELFAAEPMVANPVAFGFDERGRIYVCETFRQSKGVEDNRGHMDWLDDDLAAQTVEDRLAYLKKNLGEKIADYTKQDDRIRLLEDTDQDGQADRVTVFANRFNGVLDGTGAGVLAYRGNVYYTCIPELYLLRDENGDGQADVRKSLHHGFGVRYAFRGHDLHGLRVGPDGKLYFSMGDRGYNVDVGDRQYVNPDSGAVFRCDLDGSNLEVVATGLRNPQELAFDQYGNLFTGDNNSDGGDKARWVQVVEGMDAGWRMYYQYLSDRGPWNQEKLWHPQHDGQAAYIVPPIANIGDGPSGLTYDPGVGLPAEWRDHFFMVDFRGSTSQSGIRAIKVKPKGATFEIERSAEFMWSLLATDVDFSPDGQLYASDWVEGWNGPGKGRIYRFPTNDNIDRAARDEAAKLIANGVGDLSDDRLIPLLEHPAMAVRQEAQFALAARPTGLELLSKTLRESKHQLARIHAIWGLGMRMALEPAALEPLVAAAADDDAEIRAQLAKLLGKSKSTNARVAALMLRQDASLRVRAFAAISLGQQGDPSNVPHLLAILADNADQDPVLRHAAVMGLYGSGTPQELISRSKDPSSSVRLGIALALRRHASPLIARFLHDSDPLIVAEAARAIYDLPIPDAMEDLASLATQPGLSETVLRRVLNANYRLGGADHAERIAHLAARSSTPDDLRIDALRALQDWAEPSGRDRFLGAWRPLKKRDANIAANALKPVLAAVFSGPDRVRRAAARTASRLGIQEVGPTLVTLVLDQESAPASRAEAIDALAALHAKELPLAVDHALQDASGEVRAAARTALVTLDKSRALDELERGLTQGETVERQSALQALGGIDDARVDTVLIAALDQLLAGTMPAEVQLDVLTSAAARSDADVLAKLNQYETGLDASDLLAPYRVALAGGNAERGQQIFFTRSDVSCQRCHKIAGRGGDVGPDLSQIAAMKDRNYLLEAVLQPSAQIAKGFETVTVALEDGRLMSGVLRGEDDATLQLVTPEGKLLTIDKSTIDERASGPSAMPDTVAKFLTKSELRDLIEYLATLK